The genomic stretch ACCGGCAACGGCGGGTCGGGGGAAGCGGGGTTCGTTCCACCGGGAAGGGCGGATGGGTCCGTGCCCCGGGACCGGCGGGTCGGGGGAACCGCAATCCGTGTCCCGGGGACGGCGGGTCCGCGCTACCGGGAAGGGCGGATTGGTCCGTGTCGTGGGAACGGCGGGTCGAGGGAAGCGGACTCCGTACCACCGGGAACGGCGGATGGGTCCATGCCCCGGGGCCAGCGGCTCAGGGGAACCGCGGTCCGTTCGGGAGCGGCGGGTCGGGGCGAACCCCGGGTCGGTGTCCCAGGAGCGGCGGCTCCGGGGGCCGAGAGGTCCGTTCGCTCCGCGGTGGACGGGCTCGGTGGGACCGGGTCGGTGCGCCCCAACAGCGGCGGCACCGGGGAAAGAAGCCTGCGTGCCCCGGTAGCGGCGGGCGTGGTGCCGGTCCGTGCGCCCCGGGATCAGGGATAACGGCGCCGTGGCCCGGGCTCGCTCCGTGCGCCCCGGGACGCGCAGCCGTTTGCGCCCGGGAGGACGGGGGGGGCCGCGGCTCCGCCTCGGGCGGGCGAGCGGTGTCTCCGGCCCTTCCGCGCCGGGCGCCCCGACGCCGCCGGGGCGCGGAGAGGCGCCGGTATCGCGGCGGCTCCGTTGGCCCCCGCGCCACCCCTTCGTTGCTGCGAGCCGGGGACGTCTGGCGGCTGCCCCGACGGCGGGGAACCGGACcggagcgcggcggggccgggggggcgtCTCGGGACCGGGCGGAGCGCCGTGCGCTCGGGGCCCGACGGGCTCGGCCGgccgccccggggccgcggcggaGCCGGTGCGGGAGCCCCGGCGGGCGGCGGtccgggcggggcgggggcccggggccgcggcggggaggaggagggggggagggggggtgaaCCCGGTGGCGGGGCGTGGCCCCGGGATGCGCGAGCCCCCGCCCCCGGGGGCGCGGGGCTGTCAATCACGGGGCGCGACCGCCAATCAGGGAGCGGGCGGACGGGATTTTGGCAGGTCCAGATGGAGCGGGGCAGAAAAGCGCGCGCCGCCGGGGCCCGCCGCGCACCCGCGCTCCCGCGCCGGGGCCGCCAGCAGCCGCGGGCCATGCCCCGGACCCGGCCGCTGCCCCGGAGCCTGCCCCGGACCCGACCCCTGCACCGGAGCCAGCCCCGGACGCGGCCGCTGCCCCggctccagcccctgccccggccccggtcccggtcccggtcccggtcccaGCCCCGCCGTGCCCGCAGCGGGCGCCCCGAGCCAGCCgcccccgctcccgcccccgcgcggggccgcccgccgccgccgccccccgccgccccccccccgccgccccccggccgCAGGCCCGGCCAtgcccgcgccccgccggcTCTGAGCGGCGGCCGGGCGATGGAGGCGGCGGCGCTGGCGCGGGAGGGCGGCGGCCAGGGCCCCCCGCCCCACGAGCCCATCAGCTTCGGCATCGACCAGATCCTCGGCGGCCCCGAgcccgcgggcggcggcgcgggtCCGGCCCGGGCGGCGGGGGAGCCCGACTACGGGCTCTACGGCGGCGGCTACGGCCCCGCCTGCTCGCTCGGCTCCTACAACCTCAACATGAGCATGAACGTGAGCGTCAACGTGACCCCCGCGCCTgccgcgccgcccgccgggGTCATCCGCGTCCCGGCGCACCGGCCcgcgcccgccgcgccgcccgccgcgccgccgccggtGCCCGGGCTCTCGGGACTCACCTTCCCCTGGATGGAGACGACGCGCCGCATCGCCAAGGACCGGCTCTCAGGTGAGCGCGGCGGACCGCCGACCGACGGCTACCGACGGCTACCGGCGGCTCTCGGCGGCGCGACgcggcgggcgcggagcggggccggggcgggcgcggagcggggccgcgCGGCCCGCCGAGACCGGCCGGGGTTGGCCGGGGGCCGTGCGCTCCGCCGGTTCCCGCAGCGCGGGGTcctcgcccgccgccgccgccgccgccgccgccgccgccgccccgctccgctccgccggGCACCGCCGTGCCCCGGACCGCGCTCTCGCCGCCGCGGGAAGCGGCCGCCGTCGGGGCCCGCGGAGAGCGGCTCGGGGCTGGCGCGGCCACCGGCAGCTCCGCCGCGGTTCCGCTCCGGCTCCCGGCGGCTCCGGGCAGGGGCCGGGCCGGTGTCCGGCTTCGAGCAGCGCCCAGAGGGTCCCGCCGTGCTCGGCCTTGGGCTCCACTCCGGCTCCGGTCCCTTCCCCGGACCCGGGGGCACCGGGTGCCGGCTCCATCCCGCCCGTAACGGGGAGgctgcggggggctgcggggggcagCGGCCGCGTCGGGAACGGGGCGCAGGGACCTGCCACGGGGCTGCAGGACAAAACCCGGCCGTGTGCGGGGAGCAGGCGCCCCTGGGGACGGGGGGCGGGCGGTGGGGGTGCCCGTGGGGCCCGGCCGTGGGGCGCCTGCGGACGGGACCTGGAGACCTGCGTGCGCGGAGCACGGGGAGCGGGTGCTGTGCgagaggctggggctggtgcGTGCTGGGGCTGCGGCGGGCGGGTGGCGACGCAGGTGTCGGGGAGGCGGTGCGGGGTCCTGATGCTgctggcggggctgggggctaAGCGCCTGCGGAGGGGGCCTGTTGCCGCGCCCCAGAGGAGAAGGCGTGGGGTGCTGCGGTTGGGGTGCTGGGCACCGGGGCTGCGTGCTGGGCGCATGCGGGTGCCGGGGAGCCCCGGCctggctcggctcggctcggctcggctcctTCCCAAGATGGCGGCGCTGCCACGTCCGCAGCGCGCGGCTCCACACAGGGACGAGGCTGGGGGCCacgcggggctgggggccgaGCGATGGCCGCGGGGGAGCTGGGGCCATGTGGGGTGGGAGgccaggggctgcgggggccCGGGTGCCGGCAGAGCCGGGTTCGCCTCCCGGCCCACCCCGCCATCCCGGCGGTGACGAAGCATCGTCCCCATGCAGGGGTGGCGGGTGACGTCCCCGTCTCCTGCCTGGCGCCAGCAGTGGGTGGACGGGGCGGCCCCTCCCCGGCACGGGGTCTCCCAGCCACAGCCATCACTCAGCGCCACTGGCCTTGGGGTGGTCTGCGGGCTGTCAGCATCTGTTCCCAGCGAGGGGCCGCCCCGCATGGGGAGGGGGCGCGGGGGCCTCCGTCCCCCCCGACTGTGCGGCTCCACCTGCGTCAACTGCGTCCGCCCCCGCCGGCGGGCAGGCTGGCCTCCTGCCcgggctgcctgcctgggtgCTGGCGGGAGGGAGGGTCCGGCCCTGCGGGGAGGGTCTGCTGGGCGCCCGGctgtccctggggctgctgcggggtcTGCCCCATGTCCCGGTGGCACAGGGTGCCAGGGGCCCACGGTGGCCCCTTGGGCCTGGCCACGTGCAGCCCCGCCCGTGCGGTGCCAGCATCGGCGAGGGCCGCggtgctgtggggctgtggcTTGGCCGTGGGTCACCGCCGGAGCAGGAGGGGAGCGGTATTCGGGTGCTGCGCCCTGCCAAGCTCTCACCTTTCTCCATGCCGCTTCGCTGCCCTGACGCTCCCCGTGGCTCTGGCTGCGTCCGGGGCCGGGTTGCGGCACGCCGGCCTTGCCATCCCTGGCTCACCCCTCCCTGCCGTCCCAGGGACAGCCCCTtctccagcccccagcaccGGGGCGGCTGGCGGCGACCAGCCCGGATGCTGCCGGAACACGGAGGGAAACGCCGGCTGCCTCCCGACGGCTTCTGGGGTCCCGTTCCCTCCCCAGGAGGGCTGGGaagccccagcagcactgcGGAAGCTCctctggggctggcagcagggctcAGCGTGTGGGGAAGGGTGGGCTTCTGCTCCCGAGACCCTCGCTGGCCCCGCACCGGTCCCGAGACCAGGCCTGCCCAGCCACCCCACCGGCCCCGCTCCCACCCGCCGGGCTGGGGGAGCGATCGGGCTGCGGCCGTGGGGTGGGGATGGGCCCTTCTGCCACGTCTTGAGCTGCCCCGCATGTCCCTGGGCTGCGGGGGCGGATGAGGACGACTCGgtgtctcctcctcccctcctctctgccagGCAGTGCTGGCGTGTCCATCCCCCCCCGGCGGAGCTCCCTGTCCCCACGGCCCCGAGCACCCACCCCGGGGCTCCCGTGCTGCCCGTGCTGCGCCCGCACCCACCCTGCCCTCAGCAcgggccctgcccggcccctgCCTGCGTGGCACCAGCGACGGGCCGGGTACTCTGCCCGCGGCTCCCCCGAGCCGCCCCTCACCCCCCCTCTGCCCGCAGCCGCACTGTCGCCCTTCGCGGCGACCCGGCGGATCGGGCACCCCTACCAGAACCGCACGCCGCCCAAGCGGAAGAAGCCGCGCACGTCCTTCAGCCGGGTGCAGATCTGCGAGCTGGAGAAGCGCTTCCACCGGCAGAAGTACCTGGCTTCGGCCGAGCGCGCCACGCTGGCCAAGGCCCTCAAGATGACGGACGCCCAGGTCAAGACCTGGTTCCAGAACCGCCGCACCAAGTGGAGGTAacggggccgggcccggggcggCCGCCGCAGTCCCGCAACTCTgacctgctgcccccccccccccgcagcagcccccgctCCCCATGGCTGTCCTCCGCGGGACAGGCCGGGCCGGTGCCAGATGGGGTGTCTGTCCCCGCTGCACCGGCTGGGTGGGGCACGGCGGTGCCGAGGGAGGGACGGGCTGCGGGTGGAGGCTGCGGGCCACGGCCGTACCGGTGCACGGCGGTGCCGGCGGCAGGATGGGCCGCGGGCGTAGCCTGTGGGGCATTGCCGCATCGGTGCGCGTGGTGCCGAGAGAGGGACGGGGCCGCGGGGTGGTGGCTGCACCGGTGCCGAGAGACGGATGGGGCTGCGGGGCAGAGGCCGTGGGGCAGTGCCAGGCTGGTGCGCAGCGGTGCCGGCAGCAGCAGGACGGACTGCGGGGCGGAGGCTGCGGGGCGGAGGCTGCGGGGCATTGCCACGCTGGCGGCAGGCGCGGGCAGCGGGGCAGTGCCGGACGGGCCGTGtgtgctggcaggaggcagaCGGCGGAGGAGCGCGAGGCGGAGCGCCAGCAGGCCAACCGCCTGATGCTGCACCTGCAGCAAGAGGCCTTCCAGAAGAGCCTGAGCCAGCCGCTGCCCCAGGACCCGCTCTGCATGCACAACTCCTCCCTCTACGCCCTGCAGAacctgcagccctgggctgaGGACAACAAGGTGACGTCCGTCTCAGGGGTGGCCTCCGTGGTGTGACCTCCCATGGACGTGCCGGGAGGCGGCGGTGGGTGGCAGGAGCCCGGCGGGGTCTGAGCCCAGCACCTCCGGCCcgtggcggggagggggctgccgcTTCCCGGGAGCGCCACCCCCtcggcagccccctccccgccacgggccggcccccccccccaggccccctCGCTggccccccccgggcccccagctgctctgcagctccaggtGGGCGGACGTGCCCCTGCGGTTGGACTGGAAAGCTCTGCCAACGCCTGCCTGGACCCCTGCCTGGAGCACCGCTGCAGGCAGCCCCTTGCCCGGACCCCCCCGGGGAGCCCAGGGCTGGGCCCCCGCACCCCATGAGCCTCTGCAAGtccagcccccccctccccagagccccccGCTCCAGGGGCAGCTCCGCGGGCGGTCCCCGCTCAGGACCTGCTGCCCACCCATCAGCGGCTCTCCCGGCCGGGCCAGACCCCGCTCCCCCCAGGGCAGCCGCAGTCCCCGTCCCACCCCGGGCAGGCCGAGCGGGGTGCAGGGTGGACCCCCTCCATTCCCGGTGCTAGGAGCCCCCTTCACTCTCGCTGGTGGCCGCCGTGGGGTCTGCACCACCTGCACACACTTGCCTTATCCTGGTCGGACTTCCAGCCGCCGCCCCCAGGCCGGACGAGGAACCTGTCCccgcggcccccggcccccccagcgGTGGGACAGACTGACGGACTGGGCTCCCCCGTGCTCTTGGCTCCCGCCGGTTTGCCGGCTCCCTGTGGCCCTGGGGCTGGACAtgcccccacagcaccccacgATGGACTTGGGGTGCCCCTGCGTGCCGAAGGACTGCACCagccccccctctccccaagcagggctgccccccccccgccccagacCTCAACTCCCAGGACCCCCCCTCACTTTTCCCCACGCTGCTCGGGGTCGGACAGAAACTGTGACACGCAGCACGCTCgtggggaggcagagggctCTGCTGCGGGCTGaaccccccccctcctccagccAGTATCTGCCCCCCCCTTCTCCAGTGAcccctgccctgtgcccccccagGGATCGGTGCCCTCAGCCCCGCTCCAGCCTAttgccccccccatccccagctctACCAGTGTGGTGCCCGGTCACCGGGACCCCCCGCCTGAGCCAGCTCTGGCCGGGGTCCCCGGTTAATGATGGGGGGGGATAGCGATGACCCTGACCCTAAACTTGACCTTGACCCCCACTCCGCCGCTGTCCGTGGTGCTGCAGCCGCTGCACGGGGGTCGGCAGGAGCTTCCCCCCGCCGACCCCCCCCCGCCCGTTGCTACCGAGAGGAGGCGGGCAACCGTTGCCGGTTCCTCGGCGGTGGGATTGGCTGCGGTTCCGTGACGCGGCCCCGTTTTaccgggggggtgtgtgtgtgggggggtgcgTGTGTAACCGCTGCGGCGCCGCCGCAGAAGCCACCGGGATGAGCGCGGCCGAGAACTGGCCCCGGTCCCGGTGCCGGTGGGGCGGAGGTGAGGCGGTGCTCCGTGCCCGTGCCGAGGCTGCCGGGTACCGGAGGTTGCTGCGTGCCCGCGCTGCCGAGGTGGAAGCGCTGCGTGGGGCCGTGGGAGCGTTACACCGGCAGCTGGAGGGGCTGCGGGACCGGCGCAGCGGGGAGCTCGCCAAGTACCAGGTGCAGGGGGGCAACGACACGCGGGGATGTGGggggtaccggggggggggatgacacCCAGGTGGTTTGGGAGGGGGCGgatggctggggtggggggaagggggggaggatGTTTGGGCTGGGGGGAGCCCAGGCAccggcggggggagggggggcggtgAGGGGCCTTGGACACccggagggctgggggggggggggggggctgggaggggggacaggGGTCCGGGTGCGGCGGGAGGAagggggtcgggggggggggatggggaggggggtccGGGCGGGGGTCTGGATGgaactggggaggggggtaCCGGTGGGGCAGGGCccgggggggccgggcggggcaGCGGGCCGGGGGTCGGGATGGGGCTGGGCGGGGGGATCCGTGCGGGGCTGCGGTCGGGGCCCGGGGGTCCGTGCGGGCGGGCCGGGGGTCCCGGGCGGTGCTGACGGCCCGGCCGCAGGAGCGGGTGGCGGAGCTGGAGCGGGAGATCGGCGAGGCGGAGGCGGAGATGGCCCGGTGCCTGCGGGAGTACCCGGCGCTGCTGCGGCTGCGGATGGCGCTGGAGGCGGAGATCGCGGCGTACCGGTacgcggggggggggcgggcggggcgggcggggcgcggggctcAGCCCGGGCCTGTCTCTTGCAGGGAGATGCTGGAGGGCGAAGAGCTGCGCCTGGGCTGCCTGGCCCCGCCCTGACGggacccccggccccgctgcggGACCCCGCGCTGCCGGGACCCGCCGGACCCCCGCCCGGGCCCCCGGACCCCGGACTTCGCCTCGGCGTCCCCTGAGACCCCGCTCGCCCGCGCCTCGGGACCTCCGCCCCCGGACACCCAGGccgtgggaccccccccccggaccCTCTGGACTCCTGGAGCCCCGGTCCttccgtccccctgtgccacgGGCCCCCCGGACTCCTGGGACGCCCGGCTCCCCAAGGCTCCCCAGacccccccctgccctgggaggCCCCGGCCCCCCAGGAGGGCAGCGCCCACGGGGCCGCACTCTCTCACCAGCCTCTCCGGagcagcagcggggctggggtcccggccccggcccgcgTGGAAGCACCTCAATAAAGCCCCGTGGCATTACCTGGAGCCGGCCCGTCTGTGGTGCTGGGGGGCGTCCCACGGCCGGGCCCTGCGCCCGGGGCACCCCCCGGCTCTCTCAGCATCTGCCGAGGGCTCCGTGGGAATCTGGGTGCCAAGGTCATGTCCGGtgggggctgcctgcctgcgggGTCTTGGCTCCCTCCCACCTGGCCGTGGCCCCTCACCCTTGGGCTGGCACCCCACGGGGATGCTGAGTGGGGCACACCATGGGGGCCTGGCCATGGACACGCGGTGCAAGGGACTGTGCCCCAGTGGtagctgagcccccccccccccggtgctggCGGGTGCTCCCTGACCCCTCCCATCATAGCGGTGTCCTGCTCGGGGGCCAGCGCTTCTGGGCTCAGGCAGGGGTCCTGCCCCCCAGGACATGGAGACGGGCTGCCCCCCAGGACAGGCCTTTGCTGTAGGGGCACGTTGTCCCACCGCAGCCCCCAGAAAGGAGGCagatctgggggggggggggctgatgAGGAACAGGGGGGTCCAGGGTGGCTGTGTGCCCTGGCAGACCGttgggcagggctgtggggacccccccacccgGGCCAGGACTGAGTACGGCcgctgagctgggctggagcgcgtgtgcatgtgcgtgtgtTACACCCCTGTTTTCAGCCATGTGTAAGGACCCCACGGGCCAAGCCTGGCAGCCCAGTGCCGGCAGGGAGCGAGGGCCTCgtggggagctgtggggcagTGGGGGCCTCGCACAAGCCCGTGACCTCCCGTGGGGCAGGGGCCACTCTGGGCACCTTgagcaggagggcagggcaggcaggagcccgtggggcccagcaccccccaccccccacaaAGACTAGCCGAGGTTTGTGGTCGTAAAGCCAAGCCCAGCTCTTTTTGAGAGAGGTAAAAAGCCCCTTCCAAGCCATACAAGGGAATGGGAAGGTCGGTGTCGGGTGCCTACGGCTGCCACGCCTGGGGGGTGCCCCCACCCCGGGCGTCCCCGTGCACACAGAGGTGCAGCGGGGTAGGGGACGGGTGCGAGGGGGAAGGGGGTGTCCGTGCGCAGGGTCAGCGTGCTCGGAGCCGGCTCTGCTGGGCCGCGTCGACGTCCTGCCAGGCGCTCCAGGGGCTCCAGGTGGGGTTGGCGTAGGGGTCCTGGCAGCTGATGCGCACCCGCCGCGCGCGCTCCTGCAGCCGTGTCTCCTCCGCGCCCTCCACGTACTTGTCAACCTGCGAAGCGGGGCAGGTCACGGCCTCGGGGAGCACCCGGCACCGGGGCGGAGGGCAGCTGGCACGGGCGATGCTGGAGGCGAGGCTCCGGGGAAGAtgggacagggcaggagcagtgctgggggctcaggggtggggggcaggagcAGTGCTGGGGGCTCAGGGGTGGGGGACACCGGCACCTCCCCGACCCAGGCGGTGATGGTGCCTTGTGTGGGCAGCgctggggggggagcagaggtgaCAGGCAGGAGCGACCATTCACCTCCCCAAGGAGAGAAGCAGTGtagtggggagggggagggcaTCGCTGAGCCCCTGGCAAGTCCCTCATCCCAGTGGTGTCCctgggcagggaagggctggggctggggcagagcaagGACGCGGGGCGGCACGTGCAGGGGCAGGCTGGGCACGGGCATCCCCCCGCAGTTACCTGGGTGCCGTTGGGGAGCTCGTACTGCAGCCGGTAGAGCAGGGCGAAGTAGGACTTGGGGAGCGGCCAGGATGCCGGGGGGGCCCAGGCCAGGCGGAGCTGCTCCCCCCACTGTTGCACGGTCAGGTCCTGCGGTGGGTCAGGTCGCACTGCGGGCAGAGCGGGGCTCAGCACGGGGCagtgctgcccagccctggggctgagcCCTCCCACAGGGCCCCCAGCGCCCCAAGGACGCCCCCCCCGGACCCTGCTACCGCCGGTCTGAGCTCACCGATGTCACGGATAAAGAACTGGGTGGAGAAGTTGAGGTAGGAGTCGTCTGAGAGcccttccagctgcagctgcagcgGGCGCAGCTCCTCCGCGAAGGGGCAGAAGGACGGGTCCACAAAGCTGGCTTTGAACCGGCCGCGGCGGCCGGCCGCCGGCACCCACTCCCCCAAGGAGCCGTCGCTGCGGGGGTGAGGCAGGTGTGAGGGCTGGGCGGCcacggggctggggccgggttgggggggtccctggggcacCCACCTGCGTGTGAGGCGGGCACGGAAGACGGCAGAGCGGGGGCCGGACCAGGAGCAGTGGAAGGAGCCGTGGTAGGACTCAGCCTGGCAGGAGACGTTCATCCCCTCCTTGCCTGGTGGGGCCGAGGGGTGACGGCTCAGGGGCTGCGTGGGGCCGGGAGCGGAGCCCCTTCCCCGCACGGCACAGGCGAGGTTGTTCCCGAGGCTgggctccccccggccccgcacaGCCCTGCCCGGTGCATCCCCACAGCCCCGCGGGCTGGGCACGAACATCTACAGGTGCACGAGCATCTCCTTGTCCTCAGCCTGCCCCGACTCCCCCATCACCGCCCATCCACCCCCTTGCTCCCTCAGCCCTGGCTCCCCCACCCAGCCGTGCCAGCCCCCTGCGCCCGGCCCCACGTACGGGTGCCGCTGACCACCACGTAGGTGGTGTCCAGCAGGACGGTGCCGGCCCAGCAGCTGTAGTTGCCTGCGGCCGGCAGGTCCAAGCCAATGATGGTGAGATTCCGTCCCGCAGCCACGAGCTCGACCATGGGCTCCCGCTCCCCGTTCTGCGTCCAGGTCACTCGCTGCTCTGAGGTGTTGCACTTCACCACCACGTCCCCGTTCAGTTTCCCCACCTGAACTGGAGATGAGAGGCAGAGACTGGGGTCAGAGGTGGGCTACGGTGCGGGCAGCCTGTCCCCCACACCACGATGGGGCTGGGTGCCCCCTCGTCCCGACACACCACATCCATCCTTCCCCACGGCCCCcaccctgctcctgcaccccacatccatccccagcctgccccaTCACCCCCTGCTCCCTCACCCCATGTCCACCCCCCATCACTCTCGTGCCCACCCTCTAACCCCCCCCAGAAGAGCAGCCCCGCCCCAGGGTCCGTTCCCCCATCAGAGGGATGCGGGATGCGGATGCTTCCCgctccctccagctgctgtgTGGGTCCTGCAGTCCCCCCCCGGCGGGGTGTCCCCGCTCCAAGGCCTCCCCTGTGCCCAGGCGGGGCAGGACTCACACTTTGGGGGGAAGGCGGTCAGAGCGTCCGCAGGAGCGAGGCACAGCAccagccccaccagcaccagcatctgggaggggaagggcagcggtaggggaaggggaagggaaaggagaagggaaaggggaaggggaaaggcagCCCCGTGCCAGGGAGAGGGGCCAGCCGTACCCCAGGAGAAGGGGAGCCGGTCGAGCTGGGATGCAGCCAGCAGGACCAGCAAGGACAGAGCCCTCGGCCCCGGGATGGCAGCAGGGTCAGGCAGGAGGGGGAGCGGTGCAGTGGAGGGGGGGAGCCCCGCACAGGGTCGGCAGCCAGTGCGACACCCCGACCCTTCCCACCGCAGCCCTGCCGGGTGCCCTCCCGAGCAGGGGGCT from Balearica regulorum gibbericeps isolate bBalReg1 chromosome 4, bBalReg1.pri, whole genome shotgun sequence encodes the following:
- the TLX2 gene encoding LOW QUALITY PROTEIN: T-cell leukemia homeobox protein 2 (The sequence of the model RefSeq protein was modified relative to this genomic sequence to represent the inferred CDS: deleted 2 bases in 2 codons), with protein sequence MREPPPPGARGCQSRGATANQGAGGRDFGRSRWSGAEKRAPPGPAAHPRSRAGAASSRGPCPGPGRCPGACPGPDPCTGASPGRGRCPGSSPCPGPGPGPGPGPSPAVPAAGAPSQPPPLPPPRGAARRRRPRRPPPAAPRPQARPCPRPAGSERGRAMEAAALAREGGGQGPPPHEPISFGIDQILGGPEPAGGGAGPARAAGEPDYGLYGGGYGPACSLGSYNLNMSMNVSVNVTPAPAAPPAGVIRVPAHRPAPAAPPAAPPPVPGLSGLTFPWMETTRRIAKDRLSAALSPFAATRRIGHPYQNRTPPKRKKPRTSFSRVQICELEKRFHRQKYLASAERATLAKALKMTDAQVKTWFQNRRTKWRRQTAEEREAERQQANRLMLHLQQEAFQKSLSQPLPQDPLCMHNSSLYALQNLQPWAEDNKVTSVSGVASVV
- the LOC142601581 gene encoding alpha-internexin-like translates to MSAAENWPRSRCRWGGGEAVLRARAEAAGYRRLLRARAAEVEALRGAVGALHRQLEGLRDRRSGELAKYQERVAELEREIGEAEAEMARCLREYPALLRLRMALEAEIAAYREMLEGEELRLGCLAPP
- the LOC142601595 gene encoding interleukin-12 subunit beta-like; amino-acid sequence: MLVLVGLVLCLAPADALTAFPPKFQVGKLNGDVVVKCNTSEQRVTWTQNGEREPMVELVAAGRNLTIIGLDLPAAGNYSCWAGTVLLDTTYVVVSGTRKEGMNVSCQAESYHGSFHCSWSGPRSAVFRARLTRSDGSLGEWVPAAGRRGRFKASFVDPSFCPFAEELRPLQLQLEGLSDDSYLNFSTQFFIRDIVRPDPPQDLTVQQWGEQLRLAWAPPASWPLPKSYFALLYRLQYELPNGTQVDKYVEGAEETRLQERARRVRISCQDPYANPTWSPWSAWQDVDAAQQSRLRAR